One stretch of Orcinus orca chromosome 15, mOrcOrc1.1, whole genome shotgun sequence DNA includes these proteins:
- the PHETA1 gene encoding sesquipedalian-1: MKLNERSLAFYATCDAPADNAGFLYKKGGRHAAYHRRWFVLRGNMLFYFEDAASREPVGIIILEGCTVELVEAAEEFAFAVRFAGARARTYVLAAESQAAMEGWVKALSRASFDYLRLVVRELERQLAAVRAGGGPAPPRQPRALPPKENGCAVWSSETPAAPSPRPGPEPPPLPPRRRASAPNGPLDSASFAQLHEWYGQEVRALRGQWLRSQAQP, from the coding sequence ATGAAGCTGAACGAGCGCAGCCTGGCCTTCTACGCCACCTGCGACGCCCCGGCCGACAACGCGGGCTTCCTGTACAAGAAGGGCGGCCGGCATGCGGCCTACCACCGCCGCTGGTTTGTGCTGCGCGGCAACATGCTCTTCTACTTCGAGGACGCGGCCAGCCGTGAGCCCGTGGGCATCATCATCCTGGAGGGCTGCACTGTGGAGCTGGTGGAGGCGGCCGAGGAGTTCGCCTTCGCCGTGCGCTTCGCTGGGGCCCGGGCCCGCACCTACGTGCTGGCGGCCGAGAGCCAGGCCGCCATGGAGGGCTGGGTGAAGGCGCTGTCGCGGGCCAGCTTCGACTACCTGCGGCTGGTGGTGCGCGAGCTGGAGCGGCAGCTGGCAGCCGTGCGCGCAGGCGGcggcccagccccgccccgccaACCCCGCGCGCTCCCGCCCAAAGAGAATGGCTGTGCCGTGTGGAGCTCGGAGACGCCCgccgcccccagcccccggcctGGCCCCGAGCCCCCGCCACTGCCGCCCCGCCGGCGGGCCTCGGCGCCCAACGGGCCTCTCGACTCGGCCTCCTTCGCCCAGCTACACGAGTGGTACGGGCAGGAGGTCAGGGCGCTGAGGGGCCAGTGGCTCCGCAGCCAGGCCCAGCCCTGA